AATAGAAGGAATAACAGATTCTCAGTATAGCTATCAACCTCACGTGTAACATCAGAATGAAGATTTAAATGAACAGTtcagattaaaaggaaaaaaggcatcTTCACAGATAATCCTCTGATATTTCTAGCGTTCTCATGTATTTAcctgtagtttttaaaataagttacaagtataataaaaagaatacaatggAAAATTGCTGTGTGTTTAAACTACAAGTTGAATAGGCAGGTATCTTAAATATTAAACTCCATTTTCAATTTAAAGTCTTAAAGCGTCATTTCTTTTCAGAACTTTTACctcatatttttataactttaattttaaaagaattaaatgttttatattttcccttgtggaaaaaagaaagatttactACACTGAAATTGCTTTACTATTATCAGTTGAAATTAAACTACTGATTCAACTAAGCTATGTTAACTAAATAGTCTTCAATTAAGGGCAATTTTAAAGGCAATTCCTCCACTAAACATTGAAATAAGTTGTAACAGATTTTGTAAGAGAAAGTAATTTACCCTTTTGAAATTATAGCAGAAATAACATCTAGCTGCAGCATAGATGTTGAAATACCAAGGGTATCTATCAGCCTTGAAGTTTTTATGGACCATAAATGTGAGAAATTTAAATGACCACTTGTAAGATTATCATCGCACTCCAATTCTCCAATgtctaaatgaaagaaaaaaacaaacaccaacgTGTCCAACTGTTCTAATACATAAATGACCCTGACGAGGtttttatggaaaaagaaaattttgtttccaCTGTCAAATTTATACTCTGTATGTATAGACTTTAAATTAGCAAACATCTTAATAGGGAcgacaccccccacccctcccctgcagaAAACAACAGTAAACTACAAAACACAAAAAGGCAAACCAAGTAAAGCATAACGTGATTGTTTTCCATCAGTGTTGGTTATGTTGCCCTCTTGCAAAATGACAGGCAAAATCATACTTGTTTTTACATTTGCATCCACATATGTTACACTGAAAAGGATTTTCATACCCATGACATCCCATATGAATAGTGTAAAGGATATTGTCGGCAAAGTACATGTCACAGTGCTGGCAGTGGTGCAGAAGCTGAGGGTCCTGGACCGGCAGGGTCGGAGCTGGAGTGCTTGGCTGACTGTTTCCCATGCTGGGAGTACTCGTGTGAGCACTTGGTTCACTGCTCGGACCTGCCACCGGACTATAGTTCCTCTGACTATGTGATGGCCGAGCTTCAGGGCTAGTGGGAGAGGAGCTCTGAGGAATACTGGCTGACACGGCAGAAACTACTGCTTGAGCAGAGGGCTGCTGCATCATGAAAGGCTTCTCATCAGGGCAGGGAACTACATCAGGGGATGCGGGGTTTTGGTTTTCAGGTGGCAAACTGGACAACTGTCCTGCTAGAGTTGACAGCTGGTTTAAAGGGTTGTCAACCATGAGTTCTTGGGGGTCCCTTGGCAGGCCACCAGCTGGTGTGGTTTTCGCCATACTTTCATAGGAGTCAGTCTGGATATTCGGGATTTCGTGGGTAAAGTCATTAAGGTAGTCTGGCTTCTGAACCACCATGGAAGGTGGGCTCAAGTTGATTAGTGCTCGTCTGCTATAGCCCAGATTGcttgttttcttctgtaaaacCCCCCACATCTTCTTGCTGCTTAAGGAAGACCTAGTACCTTTAATTGGTACCATTTTATGCTTGCGCCTTCGATGATGGGACAGGTTACTTCGATCACTGCAGCGGAAGGAACACAATTCAcatttatatggtttttctcctgtatgggaACGCATATGGGCTTCCAGATGACGCTCGTAAGCAGATGCAAATGGACATAAGTGACATCTATGAGGTTTCTCacctgtttaaaaagaaaaatgggggagAAACTGCAAGAGTAGCTCATTTATGAAAAGTTTCGTATTTTGTCCATTCAGTAGATTTAGAAAttgatcaaaaaataaaatgcttttcagAATAACACATTtgcaaaaaattattaaaatttattaagaaaccTGCATATAACAACCTTTATACTATACTGACTAATGGAATGAATCACTTTCACAGGAGGGATGGCTAAGGTTACATCTGAGGGTTAGCAGTGTAGCCTGCAACCGTACAGAAACCTTTTCCCTGGTCTGCAAAGGAAACGTACTTAGTAAGGATAAAGGTAAAAACATTTTATCACTTCATGCTGTCTTCAGCATTAACCTGCCCAACCTGAGAAGCAGACAGATAACTGAGATTATTTAGATTAAGAAGGAAGATGGCTAAGGAAGGGGAAGCCGTACAAGGGGCCTCACTTCCTTGTATGCTGTATGCTATTGCTGTGCAAAAATGGAGTCACTTCTCCATTTATTCAAACCTTACATCCACCTTCATTTTCAAACTATCACAACTATTTATACGATAGATCAACCTGCCCGTAAAGAAATGCCCTCTCCAGCCACTTCTCCGTTACCTGTGTGGATTCTAATGTGTTCAATGAGCCGTGCGGTGCCTTTGCTGGCATAGTTGCAGTACCGACACTTGAGCTTCCCATCAAAGGTCCTTTCAAACCCGTCTACTAACATTCCTGAGTTTTCATCCAGGGAAACTTCAACAGATGGGTGATCAAGTCCATTTTGATCACCATCTGTTCCAGCTATAAACAAAGTATAGCAAAAGAAATTATGCATCTCAGAATCAACTCAATTTAGCAATTTAGTGTAGAGTGGTAGAAAATCTTTCATAAATCGACAGTTTGCTTAGCACAAAAGTTAAATTCACAAAAATCACAGTCTCTCTGAACTGAGGTTAACTTTATACAAAAGCAGTATTCTTATTAGGGAGACTTCAAATTACCAACACTTAAATTATATCAGTCCTCAACGTATTTTGAGGAAGCTAACAGGGTATGGTATTTATTTGACAGGTAAGGAGACAGAGGGGGGTAAACAGTCATGGCAGTTATACATGTTTAAGATTCTAAACACTTCTACAAATACAATGGGCAGTCATGATAatctcccaaactcctaatctatttAATCTAAAGCAATTAATGTTGAGTTTTGCAGTTCCACTCAGCTTACACATATGTTCTAGATTCTGGGTTGCATTTAGGATCTTAAAATTCTAATTAAGCACATATAGGGAAATATTGTATCTGATACCTCTGAATGTTATGAACTGTAAGAATTTCAGAGTTAAGAGATGTTTGGCTGTTTGCTTTTAACCTAATCAAACTACTTCTTTGTATAGGTGAAGAAACCGAAGGGGCAATTGCTCATAATCTGGAAGACCAAGAGACAGGGGACTACAACCCCGCTCCCCTGGGTCTCAGTCCGGGAACGGCACACTGAAGTATTAAGACGGAAATGTTTATCCCTACAGCTTCATGGGAAAAGCACTTCTACTCCACCTGCAGGAGGTGGCAGTGCAGGTGCAGACAACTCAAGCCCTTTGCTCTACTGTTTCCTCCGTCCTTCACTAAGAGAAGAGAAGTGACTCTGCTGGTTGGTGCAAGTCCAACATCCAACAGGCCCGTTGCATTGGAGGGACAGCAAGGCTCAGTGTCCCCCCTTCTCCCATTGCTTTCCCAAGCCAGTAACTCCCGAAACAGAATGTGTATACGAAATCACTTGGGGAGCGTATTAAAATacagcttctgattcagtagatttgGGGTGGCACCTGACGTTTTGCACCtctcacaagctcccaggtgatgcctgGTCTCTGCTGTTGCTGGTCCCTGGATTATAAGGCCCTAGACCACCTAGGTCAAGGGTTAGCAAATTTTTCCTATAAAGGTCAGATAgcaaatactttaggctttgtgggccacaggGTCTCTATCCCAGctgctcaactctgctgttgtgaCTCAAAAACAGCTATAGAAAACAGGTAAACAAGCAAGCATGGCTATGTTTCAATAAGACTTTATTTATGGATGCTAAAGttggaatttcatataattttcacattatgacattatttttcttttgttccccccaccaaccatttaaaaatgtagaaaccaCTTTTAGCTTGCAGGTCATGTAAAAACAGCAGTCCAGATGGGGCCCACTGTCTGTAGTTTGCTATCTCCTGAGCTACGTTCAGAAATAGATTCCAGTCTTCGTGTGGTAAGCAAACCAGACAGTCTATCTGTAGGTCAGGTAGAATAGGCTCAAGTAGGTCACTGCTTTCTCTACTCTGGTTTCTCCTCCTAGGTGGGTATACATGGTTGGtcttctcttcattttaagagaagaaacagaaacccCTATTTTGTCTCAGGTCTAACCCAGATTTCCTAATGGCCAAACCCCTTGTGTAATGAAGCTGGACCCCCTTTTGCTTCCTTGTGTCTGCTGTTAGCTAACAGAACTGGGAGAATGGAAAGGGAATTTAGAACCCCTAACCTTCCCACAAGACCATAATGCATCTCTGGGCCACGGTAAGCCCTGCTGGAGCTTTACTTTCCCTCAGCAAAAACCTGACATgtttaaagaagggaaaaaaaattgccCATATCTTTCTAGGAAAAACAGAATGATTCACATTAGTGAACAGTAGTGGGCTTCATACTACGGGTAATGACACACAAAcactaatatatttataaaaagtgAATTATTTAATAGTATTAAGATGAGTCTACCTCCCTGAAGAGCCTCTGCTTCTTTGTCCCCACTAACTGATCCAGAAATCATGTTGACATGATGGGTCTGCTGAGTCAGGTATTCCTGGAAATCTTTCACAAAGTCCAAAGGCTCTGGTTTCTTTTCACCcatctttgtttttgattttcttttttttttttttttttttttttttttttagtttacagTTCCTTATAcctacagggggaaaaaaaatgaaataattttacattatttagGGAGATATACtacatattaaaacaacaacagcgaCAAagattattatgtgccaggcactacaaAGCAACAGAGAACACAGTCCCCGCCTTTAAGTATCTTATAATCTTCCTGATGAactaaagaaacacaaaatggTGAACAatagatttaatatttaaataaactggGATTCAAACTTAGTTTTTAGAGGAtagaaagaaattacaaagagaggaaaaaagagaaaataaattcagaggaaggaaacaggCATATCAGCAGGGATTATCAATGAATGAGACAGTAAAGAAACTAAGTGGCTCATTCGGGGCTGTTGCAGAGAATCTGTGGATGATGGACATGGAGCATACCTGCGTGTCCAATCCAGTCGCTACTAGCCACATGCAGCTACTGAGGGCTTAAATGTCGCTAATACAAATGACTtgagtttcttattttattaatttaaaagtgaaatagctacatgtggctagtggctatcataTCAGACAGCAAAGGCTCTTAAAACATAGGGTTCACATGAATGAGTACTCTAGAAGTAGATGATCTACAACAGGGGGcggcaaactttctgtaaaagaccagacagtaaatattttagcctttgcaGGTCACGCGGTCTCAGCTGCAACCACTCAACTGTCATTATAgttaaaagcagccatagacaacatgTAAAGTAATAAGTGTGACAGTGTTCCAACAAAGCTTTACAAAAACAGGAACAGAGCCAGGTTTGGCTTATGGGCTACAGTTTCCTGACCCTTGCCCTAGAAATCCAAATCACTCCCTCTACCACCACCCATCATCCTActcattctaagaaaaaaaaaaaaaaaaaattaaagaaaagaaaaaaaatccctgatgCTGATGTACAGAGAATAAGCCTCATGTCAGATTTTGTAGTCATAAACTAAACTGGTCCTCACACAGGTTTATAGCTCAAATTCGCAAATCCAATAACCATACAGTTTTCTAGTAAGAACAAGCTGAGGAAGTCTAGCACCTAGGAGACAACAGGTCTTTTTcttccaataaaaatatatttatgtaaatgtatatggTCTTCTTAAATATGCCATatgttaaaaatttctttccCTAAACCCAACTATTTAATGAGTAATTTACTATCTAAAAAAGTTCTCATCTTTAATAGCCAGTAGTAGGCATTTAAAGCTAAAGATTAGTCACTTCTCTGTATATATGCTTAACTTTTTCTCAAAGCataacatacacacagaaaagcacATCAATCCTAAAGGCAGAGCTCGGTGAATCATCACAAAATGAACACATCCCTAAAATCAGCACCAATGTCAAGAAACAGAAGGCTACCAGCATCCCAGGAGCCCCCCTGCGCACCCGTCCAGTACTAATCCTCCCGACCCCGTGCACCAGGAAGGGCTCCACAACCCTGACTTCTGAAATTGCTGGGCCACCAGGTATGCATATATTCAGCTTTAGATAATGCcaaatagtttttcaaagtgactgtaccaatttacactcgcACCAGTGGGGGACAAGACTTTTGTTGCTAcacgtcctcaccaacactcaggtattttttgcctttttcattttagccaccCTAGTGGGTGTACAGTGGTATCGCactggttttaatttgtatggcCTGACAATTAATTAAGCTGTGTACTTCAATTACCCATTTAGATAACCTCTATTTCATACCCAGTGAAGTATCTGttcatgttcatttttctattaggttGTCCATCTTTTTCTAAGTAATATGTAAGAGTTCATCAAATATTCTGGATATGGGTTCTTTATTAGATATGTATATGTTAAGTACTTCTCCCACTCTGGTTgcctccttttcattttcttaatggtaacTTTGATGAACAGACGTTCTTAATATAGTCCAATTTACCCAttccccccctgccccgccctttACAGTTAGTTGTTGGTGTCCTTGCCTATATTTTACATCAAGATgttctcctgtattttcttctaaaaattttattattttttttaacctttcgtATTTTTATCTGGAATTGAGCTTTGTGTATGGTGAAGTaagaatcaaaatatatttttttccccaaggagaCATCCAACTGTCCTAACAACATGCATTTAATAGACCAGCCTTTCTCCACTAGACTCTTTTATCACCTTTCTAAATCAGGTGATTATATAtgtaattctacttctggatgctctattctgttccactggtctactTTTGTCTATCCTCACACTAACACCACACAGtcttaataataaaaatcttaatatcTCAGTAATTTAAGTCCAccagttgtttttcttcttcaagaataTTTGGACTACTCTGGGTCCTTTTCAGCCTAAGTTTTTCAGTGGCAAGAAATGTGGGGTTGTGGAAATGAGATAAAAGCACATTTTCTACTCAACAAAAGCCTGACCAACATTTTAAGAACTAAGACTTCTATTTTAATTGACTTAACTAGAAATCTACTGGAAACAGACTACCTTGACTGTGTTGCTACTATAGATCATTGAACTGTATAACAATTAGTTCCTTATTAGGAACACAGGACTTGTTTTGGTTTCCCTTGTTTACTGGCCCCAGACggatatattttacttttgtatttcttgtcttcctctcttcttacatttaatttgttctttactCTGAACACATCTAGCCAAATAAGAACCTGCAGGTGACCAAATTCTCACTTTTCTTGATGCAACATGTATGTATagttcctttcctcccttcttagAAGATGCCTAGggggttattattattactatctctTTTCACTGTTTTCTAGAAAGTTGAAGCTACTGAAAATCTGTCCTCTGGATCAACAGAATATTATGGTATGAGGTCAAACTTACTAGCTTAAAGACTCTGAACAGGGTCTTCTCTAGCCTTAGTTTCCTActttgtaaaatgagataataccaGTTTGCAGTGCTGTTTTAAGTTTTACAGATAAGTGTAAAGTATCTCCAAGATGTGTAGTTTATGGCATGTTCTCCGAGGACAGTAGCTACTTCTGCAGTCAAAAATGGTTATACCTTGGATTAAGAAATTCCTCACCGTCCCAGATTCCAAGTGTCTTATGTTACCATTGTATATATCTCTTCTTTAGTTACAATGAAACAAACATGGTCCACCTTAGTCTCAATTATTCATATATCCCAATTTGCAATTTCCCAAATCAATTTACAATTTCCCAAACCCATCTCTTCTTATTTTACTCTTTTAGGCCACCTCTTTAAATCACTTGCTTTAGTCTGGCTCTGCTTTCTCAATCTTAAGGATTACTGCTGGTTTCTGAACAAGCTTGTTTCAGTTGCTTTTTTCCCATCTTACCTTGTTGACTTGAACTGCTCCTCTGTTTCCTAATCACtgattagtatttgttttatgactATACTTGATTCTGCTGATTATTTGTCCTTTAAAATTTGCGCTCTGGTTAGGGGGAAAAACAGCGGGCCTGTCGGCTCCAATGAAAAAGATTATCAagaataagattaaaaaataatctataataagattatatctcaataaaactgaaaaagaaaacccacacctCAAAACATACAGGGATGGGGAGCAATGTAAAAGCATACATAAAAAGGTAAGAAATATAGCAGATAAAGATGGAGAATGAGTTccgaaaagacagagaaaataaagaagagaaatgcttttcaaaaaaatGATCAAGAAATTTCCAGAATTAAAGATTCCTTTCAATTCAATCTGAAAGGGTTCACAGAGTGCAAAACAGAATATATACCAATAAATAACACTTAGACACattattgtgaaattttaaaatctcaaggaCAAAGAATAGGAAACTTTCTAGTGAGGAAGAGCAGCCCACCCACATAGGAAAAACAATCAGATATTGAGTATCAATGGCAACACTGGGTGCAAGGAAACAACAGAGCAATTACTTACTCCAACTTAGAATGTTCTCACTTCCTCAAGCTGCTAAAGGCTAGCTTCCAAAAATCTACATCACAATTAATGGAGAAAATTTAGATGCATTCCCTTTAGAATCAAGAAGGCAAGCATGCTTGCATCACTACagctattcaacacagtactgcgGCAGGTAAACACCCcacaatataaaaaggaaaaaagtaataaaaggtgTAAGGACAGGGAGAtacctctccccctgccccccccccaaaaagaaaagaataagatctgggaagttgttttttaaattgtaaaagcTGTAAGGCCCTACAGACTGTCTGTGTTCTAACTACAAAAGCTACAATTTAGAAAGAAATCCTGGTATTTCACTGCAACTTTGCATCACCTCTCGCCAATAAGTTCACATGAAAACGGATGTTGCCACTGTTAAATATCTGAACATACATAGGCTTCAATAAGCAAGATCAATCTTACCAAATCCTGATTAGAAAGCATAACACTGCTAAGGTACATGtgataatgcagaaaaaaaaggcacaggactgccattaagaagaaaatgatatttttatacatgtatcTCAAGTTTTAAGAACTCAAATAAGCCTAATCACAGAGAACGACTGGCATATTTTGACAGTCTTGGCTATTATCACATTGTCACATTATAAGTTTCACTGTGTTCCCCGCCAAAAACTGTATGCCGATTTTCAATCAAAATGCATGATggacttaaaaaaacaacagcaataaaggATGCCAATGAAAAAAGGGAAGATAACATTGTAAACTTGAGAGAAACTCTATTCTTAGGAATTTTAAATATACTGATAGGGTTTATAGTTGTAGACATTCTGCAAtgatttaaaatttgtctttccATCCCTAAGCATTTTTGTGCCCGCTTGACCTACATCACCTCCCCACCATGCAGCATTACAGGCCCTTGCAGAGCTCTAGTCTGCAGAACAGATGAGTATGCATGAAAGATGCCTAAATCCGGATGGACTCTAtggttcaaaccccagctttcTCCATCTCAAGTCAGTACTTCTAAgcacaataaatagaaaaagaataattctGAAACTACAGAAGACTTCTtgatatccaaaaaaaaaagttttgtatcCAAACCATCTTCCTGTCTTTAATAAAGCAATCATCAGTCTTAGGACCAAATGTTTAATCTAAGAACTCCATAAATTAACAGGTATCTAGAGATTCATCCAAGACagtgataaattttaaaacctttgtgaatgtaacataaaaatgaatgttaGGAATCAGCAAACTATAATGCTCTCGTTCCCATACTTTATGATTATCATTTCTTATGATACAGCAAAATTTCTGAGTCCTCCCTGTGATCCCTCTGATTAAAGTTAAGTTGGTATGGTATTCCACGGGGTATAGACACATGTCTATAAAGCAACTGGCTAGAAtgcacataaattatttttatgccaATAGCTCTCCCAAACTATCCATTCAAAACTCACAAATAAGGTTCTTAGAAAACAACCAGAGACTACCCATGCTAGTAAAGGAAAGAAGCATTTGAGAAATAAGCTTTGATATCCCCAAAGAACACAAAAACTTCTTTATCTTTAAGCAGGTAACTTAAACTATTCTTGACCTTCCTTGGGTTCTGATATTCAAGTCCTGATCTTCAGTCTCATAAAAGGGAAGTTGTCTATCAATACACACACAACCAACCCCTCTTAATCACGAGCAAACAATGTAAAAGAGAGGCATCATGGTGCAAATTAGAAGACAACCACAACTATGAAATAGAGGTGATATAAGAACCAGAAAGGGCTCTTTAACCTACCCTCCTCCCAAACTCTAGATTTTGAGAACAACATGATTAGGCAACAGTAGGATCTATTTTATTCATCTACCATTTCTCATAGGGTTATTAAACATAAGGTAACTAACAACTAACTTCTTATACAGTAACTTAATTTGGGGTTTAGGCAGGCCTATACACATGCAGTTCTACTGAATGTGTTTACTTTTATAGCTTAATAATTATGGTCACTGAAAGATTTACTCTGCCATAGAATACATATCAATGGAGAAGTCTAATAAGTGAGGTTTCGTTTGTACAGAGAATAACATGGACTTCAAAAAGAATTAGAACACATTTCCTCTGATTACATAACCATCAAAAAAACAATTCTCTGAAGGCAAAAAGGGACATTATGAGGTGCTGAGAAATcagaaaacataatataaaagtaaaacttaaataaatacaagctgggaaaaataaaaaaagaagagttacaCAATCTAACCTTTTCACCCCAAATCAGTTCCTCCTTTTTCTTGCCACTCCAACATGGATGAAATGTAGAGTAATCGAAATTTACTCTGGAGATACACCAAAGGACTCCAAAAGGCCATGGAGCGAATTTCAACTAAAATTGAAAAGCCATACAGAGGTCTGCAAAGAAAAATACACCACAAATCAAAACCTTTGTGACAAAAAATTAGGCTATACGGGTTTAATAAGCTAATAAAATAACTTGTGCCCATTTTACcactaccagaaaagaaaactaagctaacagataaacaacaaagcaGCAGGTTCACTTCAGCAAAAGCTCCAAATAATCACCAAAGAGTAACATGCATCAGTGCGACTATCGTATTTTTTTCCACTGGTGGATTTCATTTTTTGGCAAAAACGTTATTGTCTTTCCAAATTAAGTTATTAACTTCATTTGTTCGTAGTACACTTCTAAAAGGCTCAGGGGCTCAGGCTTAGTACTGCTGAACAGCTACAATTCCATAAAAACAAGGTACTAGCCTAGCCCCACAGGGAAACATTTGTGAGAAAAGgtttagaaaagaaaacccaccagGCACGCCCAATAACAGCACATCTGATTCCCATCTTTATTATCCTCTCTATCGCAACTCAAAACACTTAGGGTTTTCTTGGGAAACACTTGGGACCCCTGGGGGCAAAAAACACAAAACGTCTCAATTCGTTGCAACCAACTCCCAACCTTGTATTAACCTGTAGCTGTGGTGAGTCCACAacataaatcaaaatttaaaggGATTTGTAAAATTGCTAGTCCAGACGTTTAAAAAGTTGTTCTAAGGAAGTTGTGTTTCTTCCAAACTGAAGTTCGGTAGAGCTCACAATTTAAAACGACTTTACTTCTTCTCCCACTTGTCACTCCTCTCCGGGCCTAAACAGCACACTAAGG
This sequence is a window from Physeter macrocephalus isolate SW-GA chromosome 20, ASM283717v5, whole genome shotgun sequence. Protein-coding genes within it:
- the IKZF5 gene encoding zinc finger protein Pegasus isoform X1 translates to MGEKKPEPLDFVKDFQEYLTQQTHHVNMISGSVSGDKEAEALQGAGTDGDQNGLDHPSVEVSLDENSGMLVDGFERTFDGKLKCRYCNYASKGTARLIEHIRIHTGEKPHRCHLCPFASAYERHLEAHMRSHTGEKPYKCELCSFRCSDRSNLSHHRRRKHKMVPIKGTRSSLSSKKMWGVLQKKTSNLGYSRRALINLSPPSMVVQKPDYLNDFTHEIPNIQTDSYESMAKTTPAGGLPRDPQELMVDNPLNQLSTLAGQLSSLPPENQNPASPDVVPCPDEKPFMMQQPSAQAVVSAVSASIPQSSSPTSPEARPSHSQRNYSPVAGPSSEPSAHTSTPSMGNSQPSTPAPTLPVQDPQLLHHCQHCDMYFADNILYTIHMGCHGGTVEVIHLIPRKCGPSPQNLKFPFPAFYPFIAHNFQEKVGIETHGKM
- the IKZF5 gene encoding zinc finger protein Pegasus isoform X2, which encodes MGEKKPEPLDFVKDFQEYLTQQTHHVNMISGSVSGDKEAEALQGAGTDGDQNGLDHPSVEVSLDENSGMLVDGFERTFDGKLKCRYCNYASKGTARLIEHIRIHTGEKPHRCHLCPFASAYERHLEAHMRSHTGEKPYKCELCSFRCSDRSNLSHHRRRKHKMVPIKGTRSSLSSKKMWGVLQKKTSNLGYSRRALINLSPPSMVVQKPDYLNDFTHEIPNIQTDSYESMAKTTPAGGLPRDPQELMVDNPLNQLSTLAGQLSSLPPENQNPASPDVVPCPDEKPFMMQQPSAQAVVSAVSASIPQSSSPTSPEARPSHSQRNYSPVAGPSSEPSAHTSTPSMGNSQPSTPAPTLPVQDPQLLHHCQHCDMYFADNILYTIHMGCHGYENPFQCNICGCKCKNKYDFACHFARGQHNQH